From the Aquirufa lenticrescens genome, the window CTCGAAAGATTCAGCCACGGCTTTGACAAACTCAAACACTGTTTCTTTATCTCCTTTGATATAATCAAAGAAAATCCCTCCAATTCCACGTGTCTCTTCGCGGTGTGGACTGTAGAAATAGTCGTCCGCCCAGGTTTTGTATTTCGGATAATAGCTCGAATCAAATTGATCACATACGGCTTTTAATTGCTCGTGAAACCACTTCGCTTGCTCTGGAATGATAATATGCGGCGTCAAATCAATACCACCACCAAACCAAAACTCCCCATTACTCAACTCAAAATACCGCACATTCATGTGAATGATGGGTACCCAGGGATTTTCTGGATGCATGACGATAGAAACTCCGGTGGCAAAGAATTCAACTTCTTCGGTCACGTTTAAGCTTGTTACCATCTTCGGATGCAGTGGTCCTTCGACAGCTGAGAAATTAACCCCTGCTTTTTCTAAAATACCTCCCTTAGCTAAAACACGTGACCTTCCACCACCGCCTTCTGCCCGAGTCCACTTGTCCTCTTGAAAAGATGCCACTCCATCTGTGGCAGCAATTCCGGCACAAATCCTGTCTTGTAAGCCTTGAAAATAGGCCGCAATATCGTGTTTATTCATTTTATTGAGGAGAACCCGTCGAATCTGACGCGGTCGCATTATCATCTAACAAAGCATTCATCGAATCCAATTCAGCATCAGATACTTGAAGCGAATCTGGCAAGGCATAAGAACCGTTTGAACAATCGAAATCCTTCTTCACCACGCGGCGATCCAGTTTTTCAAATGGCTGCGGACGGTATTGAGCTAACATCGGATCTTTGACCACTTTTATCATAAAGCGCTTAAAGATCGGCAAAGCTGTTTTCGAACCCTCCCCTAAAGCACCCGTCCTAAAGTGAATCGAACGATCATCGCCACCTACCCAAACACCAGAAATCAAATTATGTGACATACCTATAAACCAACCATCGGAATGGTTCGAAGTCGTACCTGTTTTACCGGCGAAAACGCGAGCATAGCGATTATCTTTGGGCAATAAAATATCGCCTTCCCCATACAACAAGGAGCTACCGGTTCCACTTTCGTGAATGACTCCCTCTAGCATGTAGCGAACTAATTGCGCTGATTCCTTTCGAATAACTTGTTCCATCGTAGGATCAAATCGCTGCAACACCTTTCCATTTTGATCTTGGATCTCTTGAACGAGCATAGGCTCCACATGCATACCTTCATTCACAAAGGCAGAATAAGCGCCTATCATCTCAAAAAGATTCACATCAAAAGAACCTAAACCAATCGAGGCCACCGCCTTTAAAGGACTCTTAATCCCCATTTTCTTAGCGTAATACATCACGGTATCCGCACCTACCTCATTCGTAAGACGAGCGGTAACCGAGTTAATACTTTGGGCTAATGCTCGCTTAATGGGCATTTCTCTACCAGAGAAACTTCCATTTGCATTACCTGGACGCCACATTTCCTTCTCTCCCTTCGCGTTCTCTACTTCGATTTCGAAAGGCTCATCACGCATCATATAACATGGCGAAAGATCCTTAGGTCCATCAATTGCAGAAGTATACACGAATGGTTTAAACGTCGATCCCGGTTGTCGACGACCTTGTTTAACATGATCGTATTTGAAATATTTAAAGTCCAAGCCACCCACCCAGGCCTTAATATGACCCGTAAATGGATCCATCGTCATCATACCTGCTTGCAAGAATTTCTTGTAATATTGAATAGAATCATAGGCACTCATCGTGCGCTTTTCTTCACCCATCGAGTTACGTGAATATACCCACATATCGCGCTTCACATCCTTCATGTAGTGTTTAACGGAGTCAGGGTTCTTGGGGAAACGGGCCGATAAGTACTTATAATATTCCGTACGTTTCGCTACCGTATCGATGAAACCAGGAATCTCTTGACCATTTTCACCTACCCAAGGGTTCTGGTTTGCCCAGTGATTATCAAAGTTCTTTTGCGTTGCACGCATCCCTTCTTCTACTGATTCTTCTGCATAAATCTGCATTTTGGAATCAATCGTCGTCACAATCTTTAGGCCATCCCGGTACAGATCTAATTCAATATCATTCTTTTCAGCCCACTCATTCAGGTATTTCGCCACAGCAACCTTGAAATAATTTCCCGTGCCATCATAAGGAGATTCCTCGTTTTCGCGCAACTCGATAGGCATGACAGAAAGTGAATCGTAATCAGCTTTGCGCAAGTATCCTGCCTTCACCATTTGGGCTAAAACGACATTACGACGCTTCCAGGCTTTGTTTTCTGCCAAAGGTTTTCCTTTATAACGCTTCGGATTATAGGTCGTCGTCGCTTTTTGCAAACCTACTAAAATAGCCGCTTCCTGTATATTTAAACTATCCGGAGTGGTATTGAAATAGGTCTTCGAAGCTACCTTAATTCCATAGGCATTATTGCCATAATCCACCGTGTTCAGATACCATAAAATGATCTCGTCTTTGGTATAAAATCGCTCTAATTTGATAGCCGTAACCCATTCTTTGGACTTATAGATTAACTTATTTAATCCCGGTATATAGCCCAACAGACCTGTCTTCACAAAGCCCTTCTTAGTTCTCGTTTTAAATAAATTCTTAGCTAATTGCTGTGAAATCGTACTTCCACCCCCACGATCACCTCCTTTGGCAATACCCACTAACACACCTGCCCAAGCTTGAAAATCAATTCCGGTATGCTCGTAAAAACGCGCATCTTCCGTCGCTACTAAGGCTTTCACTAAATAGGGAGAAATCTGATTGAAATCGCGAATAGGTGTTCTGTTTTCTGCAAAAAACTTACCAAGAAGTACCCCATCTGCAGAATAAATCTCAGAGGCTTGAGAAAGTTTAGGGTTCTGTAAGTCATCCACACTAGGCATTTCTCCCGTTAAAAAGAAGAAATTAGTCTCGATGACCAATAAATAAACCAACACAAAGAGAGCAGACTTTGCAAAGAACTTATATCCTTTTACAATGGGTTTGTAATAGGGAGTGGTTTTATCTACTTTGGAATCGTAATAGGCCTGCAATTTGCGTCCTTGCGTTTGAACAAAAACTTGCCCTAAAACTACATAGCCTACACAAATGCTGTAAATACGCTCACCTACTACTTTTTTGAAACCCGCTAACAATAACAAGCATAAAGCGGACACTTTCGCAGAAACGAACGCTTTTCCTTGAGCATATTTCTCTTTGATGTTTGCTAGCATATTAGTCAATTTCTAATTTTTCCAAGATACTCATTAAATCAGAAAAATCGCGAAAACCGGGACGGTCTTCTTTTCCTGCCATTAAACCAATTCCTTGGATCGAAGTTTGTTCCACCCATTCCTCTAAATCCTCTTCTGGAACGTCTAAACCTAAAATAATTGGATACTGTGCCGCCCAAATTTCAATCGAGGATTCCATTCCCTGCAAAGATTCTGGCCCCTCGCCCACTAATAAAAAGTGACTTACATAGGGCGCCGCGGAAGCAAATAAGGCAGGTAAATTATCTGTATCTATGTTTACACGAAGTATTTTGGGTAAAACAATGTCTTGAATAAGCACCAGATTCACTTTCGAATCAATCTCAATTGCGTCTGGTTGATGCGAAGCAACTAAGGCCTTTATTTCCTCCGGTTTCAATCCTGCATACTCGCCTACGATCTGAACACCAGCTAACCAGTTCCTAATCTCTGCAAATTTCTCTAAAGGCATCGCTAAAGGGAAACCCAACCATTCCACTCCCATTCCTGCACAGTAGCGCGCATCGGAGAGATTTTCAATCGAACTGACTTTAACTTTCGTTTTTAACATAGACGGTATTTGAATAATGAGCAAAAATACGCTTTGTACACGTATTTACAAAGATTAGCCGTAACTTGCAGTATAATTTCGTCAGGCATTGAACCTGAGCAGCAAATATGGAGAAAAAAGGACGCGTTTTAGTCGCTATGAGCGGCGGAATTGACAGCTCGGTCGCAGCTGTTTTGCTACACGAACAAGGTTATGAGGTCATCGGAATGACGATGAAAACCTGGGATTATGCCAGCTCTGGTGGCGATAAAAAGGAAACTGGCTGCTGTTCTTTGGATTCTATAAATGACGCACGTCACATCGCCGTTTCCCTCGGATTCCCCCACTACATTTTAGATATTAGAGAAGAATTCGGTGATTCGGTTATCGATTACTTCACGAATGAATACATCGAAGGTCGCACCCCTAATCCTTGCGTGATGTGTAATACGCATATTAAATGGGACGCTTTATTGCGTCGTGCTGATCAATTAGGCTGCGAATTTATTGCGACTGGACACTATGCACAGATTCGTCAAGAGAATGGCCGTCATATTATTTCCAAAGGCGTAGACGTTTTGAAGGACCAGAGTTATGTGCTTTGGGGCGTTTCACAAGAGAGTCTTGCCCGTACAATTTTACCTTTAGGTCATTTAACAAAAGCACGTATTCGTGAGATGGCGACAGAGCGTGGATTTGTGGATTTAGTGAATAAGTCGGAGAGTTACGAGATCTGCTTCGTACCGGATAACGATTACCGCGGATTCTTAAAAAGACGCGTTCCTGAATTAGAGGAGCAAGTAAAGGGCGGAAATTTCATCGATACAGAAGGAAAAATCATTGGTAAACACGAGGGTTATCCTTTTTATACGGTGGGCCAAAGAAAGGGACTCGGAAAGGCTTTCGGCTATCCAGCCTTTGTCATCGAAATTCGAAAAGAGACGAATGAAGTGGTGATTGGCAAAGTAGAGGACTTAAATCGCACGGGGATGTGGGTAGGTCAATTAAACCTACAAAAATACGATTCTATTCCTGCAGAAGGCATTGAAACCATCACCAAAGTGCGCTATAAAGATGCCGGAACCGCTGGACACATTGAACAAGTAGGCGATCGCATTAAAGTAGATTTCGCCTTTGATGTCTCCGGAATTGCTCCAGGTCAAGCTGCCGTATTTTACGAGGGCGATGATGTCGTGGGTGGTGGTTGGATCTTAAAGTCTTACCAAAAAGGTAGCGTCTTTGAAAACATCCAATCTTTCCAGACTACTTAATTTTCGTGTGAATGCGGGGCATTTGAATCAGCTCCATATCAAAAATCCGTTTGCCATCAATCTTGAATTGTAGCGCCGTTTGCTCGGAATGAAATCCGTGTTGTCCGGCAGCACCTGGATTTAAAAAGAGCATTTGATTGCGGTTTTGATCCCTTTTTACCTGTAATATGTGGGAATGACCACAGACAAAGATCATCGGTATTCCCATCGAAAAAGTCTCCAATGCATCGGGTTTATAGGACGAAGGCGCACCCGCAATATGCGTCATAGCGACCGTTACTTCCTCGCACGTAAATCGAGCGATTTTGGGAAACATATTACGAATTGTTCGATCATCGATATTCCCATACACGCCATACACAGGCTTCCCAAAACCCATGAGTGTATCCGCCACCGCAACAGAACCCCAATCTCCCCCATGCCAAATCTGATCACAAGCTTCCACGTGTGGAATCAAGCGCGGATCGAGGTAAGAATGGGTATCTGAAAGGACTAAAATCTGCTGCATTACTTATGTAAAGAAATCAATTTACCCGTTGAAATCAATGCTTCAGATTTCCACTGTGCCTTTTCAGCTTCAAATGCCGCTTTCTTATCTGTTGAAATATCCTTTGAAACCCAGGCAGGTGAACCTGCATCTCTCCAAGCAGAATACCAAAAGGACGCCACTCGATGAGAGGATTGAATCATGCGTGCATGTATCGAAGAACCTAACTTAGCACCATAGGCTTGAATAAATTCATCCGTGTAATAACGCTGTGTTTTACCATAACGCTCCACCATTTTGAATGACTTCTCCTCCCCCAAGGCCTGACGAACTTGCGTTTCTGCTTTAAACATATCCGGCAGCAACGCGTGTGACTCTAATAACACTTGGAAGATAAAATCCTGAGGTTTGGCAATATAAGATGCCGCTTGCGGTTGATACAAGGCATAATTCTTTAGCTGAGCTTCTGGAACAAGAGATTCCCACAGCACGTGCATCCCTTTTTGATTCGTTAATTGACCATCGTGATTCTTCGTGGTATGCAACGGAACGTGTGCATCTGATACATAATGGCCTAAATCAGCCGCATAAAATAAGACAGAATCACGCATCTCCTGCTTAAATGCATTGACTAAACGACCATAAACCCGATTTACCTCCCAAGGCACTAAACCTTCTTTACGTAAACTGTCAAAAGAATATTTCGCCACAGCTTGTTTAAAATCATGGGGGATGTCCGTCCGGTAATTAGGACCAAAAACGTTTGCATCCATATCCAAATAATGCTTCGAATCCTCGGTCTTGTCATCTTTACGGCGCACATCTGGGCGAATGGATTGCTGTACGATGTAGTCCTGATTGGCATAGAAAAACAAACCTAAATCTGCCGGCAAAGGGTAAATAGCGATCTGCTGAAGAGTTTTGTGAGCTAAAAAGCCCCAAGAAACCAAGAAACCACAGACAAGAACAAGGGATAATTTGCGCATATTATTTTTTAGTAAGGAATGTTTTAGGAGCGAATCCATATTGTTTTTTAAAGGCACGCGTGAAATAAGCTGGGTCATTAAATCCTACTTGGTAGGCAATTTCAGACACATTCAATTGACCTTTTTCTAATAGAAATCGAGCTTGTTGTAAACGAATCGAGCGAATAAATTCGTTTCCAGCCAGCGAAGTTAACATTTTCAATTTACGATACAGCTGCATTTTGCTCATATCCATTGCCTGCTCTAAATGCTCCACATCAAAATCTGCTTCTTCCAAATGGGAAATGACAACCTGTGTAGCTTTCGCTAAGAATTCATCTTCAAATACGACTTCCTTTTGCAAATCTTGATTCAGAACAGATTCCTGCCAGCTTTTGCGCAGACGCTCTTTCGCTTCTAGTAATTTAGCCACTCTTAATTCCAAAATATCCGCGTGGAATGGTTTGGATATAAAATCATCTGCACCAGACTGCATCCCTTCGATTTGGCTTTCTTGAGAGCTTTTAGAGGTCAATATAACGACAGGAATATGACTCGTCTTCGCATTTTTACGAATCGCTTTACACAAATTAACACCTGACATTCCCGGCATCATCCAATCCGTAATCACCACATCAGGCAAATAAGTCAAGGCCATTTCTAAGCCAGTCTCTCCTCTATCCGCCTCTATCACTTGGAAGGTTCCTTCAAAAATCTCGCGTATAAAGGCCCGCATTTCGGTGTGATCTTCTACAATTAATAAAATCTGTTTCTCTTGCTGAATAGTAACCACTCTTTCACTCATTGACTCAGAAGCTACAGGAAAAGCTCCTGATTTTACCCACGCCGGATCAAAGGCCTCCAGCGTAACAGGGAAATGGATTTTAAAGTCAGAACCCGCACCAAGATCACTTTGGACCTCAATTGAACCTCTGTGCACCTCCATCAATTCTTTACAAAGAGAAAGACCTACTCCCGTTCCCACGCGATCCACTTTCTCAGGAATTTGGTAAAAGCGGTCGAAAATATGCTGAATATGTTCCACACTAATTCCCTTTCCCGTATCAGAAACGTGAATCGAAACGCGTTTAATGGAATCTGTTGTGCCTTGGTAAACCTTATGCAATTCCAACCGAATACCAATGATTCCTTCCTCTGGAGTGAATTTAAAGGCATTCGATAATAGATTCGTGACACATTTTTCGATGATATCAGCATCGTAGTACACGAATAAAGATTCCACCGGAGCATCCCACTTCAATTTAATCTGCTTTTGTTGAGCATAGGCATCGAAGCTTTGTTTGATCGAATGCAATTGGCGAATCAAATCGTGCTTCTCCACGACGGGCTGGACGTTTCCGGATTCGATTTTGGACAAATCAAGCAGCTGATTGATGAGTCTTAGTAGTTTTTGGGCATTTTGGTAAATCGAATTAATCTTCGTCTTTTGGTCTTTATTCAGGCTCGCATTCGAAATAAAATATTTTTCTAATGGACTAGTAATAAGGGTCAATGGCGTCCGCAATTCGTGAGAGATGTTCGTAAAGAAATGCGTCTTCACCTGCTCTAATTCCTGAATACGTTCCTTCTCGATCTCCTTTAAACGCAAATCCGTCCTAAAGGCCTCACGCACTCGAACCTCGCGAATAAAGGCATAAATAATCGCCAATAACGTAATTGCATAAAGTAGATAAGCCCACCAGGTGCGGTACCAAGGTGGCAATACGGTGATCTTTAACACATAGGGTTTTTCTGCCCAAATACCATCCGAATTACTCGCCTTCACCTTGAAAGTATAATCCCCCGGACTCAAGTTAGTATAGGTCACAGAACGCTGTGTTCCTACAAGATTCCACTCCTTCTCAAAGCCTTCTAAGTAATAGGCATAGCGGTTGTTTTTAGGCCTCTGGTATTCTAAAGCCACAAAGTCCAAACTAAATACCGATTGATCCGGCTGCAATACGAGGTGTTTCGTGGACAAGATATCGTAGGTCAGTGGAGAATTTTCTTCTCCCGCTTCTACCTCCTTGTTAAAGATTTTGAGTTTCGTAAAATAGACCGGAGGCACATCTAATCGCATTCGCAAACTATCCGATTTCAAGTAATTCAGACCATTTACACCGCCAAAAAACAACCAGTTTTGGCTATTCTTCGCAATCGCATTCGTCATAAATTCCTTTCCTTGCAATCCATCCGCTTCTTCGAAATTGACAAATTGCAATGTCCTTCCATCCATCTTCGATATCCCGCCATTGGTGGTGAACCACAAATCCCCTTTGGCATCCTCCACCATTCCCCGTAACGAATTACTTCCTAACCCATTATTTACTGTATAGACTTTAAACCCTTTATCAGAGCCCAGGTATTGATTCAAACCTCCACCCTGCGTCATCACCCAAATCCGTTTCTGCCGATCTTGGTAAATTTTATTCACGTGATTATAACTCAAAGCTCCCGATTCCACCGATTTCACATAATGCCGTAATTTCCCCGTGTTCAATTCCAACACATACAAGCCAAAACCCACGGTACCCACCCAAACCTCATTTCCATTCAAAACCCGAATAGCCGCAATGGATTTATTCAAGAAATTAACCTTACCTAAATCCACAAAGGGTACCCGGTATTGTTTGGTCAATGGATTAAAAGCGACCACACCCATTCCTGCCGTTCCTAATAGAAACTCCCCATTAAAGGATTCTAATGTATTAAAATTGGCCTCTCTAATTCCGGGTTTGAAAGGGAAATCCTTCAGCTGGTGGTCTTTGGTAAATAAATTAATCCCCTTACCCCATAAACCTACCCAAACCCCACCATCACCTGAAGGATGGATAAAGTTCACATCGTAAGTCTCTGTGGAGTTCAACTTGTTACTGGAAGCACTTTGGAGATAATGTGTTACCTGACCTGATTTATGATTGAAATAGGATAAACCCACATTGCTTCCTACCCAAACCCCTTTGTTGCCATCTGCTAGCAACGTACTTACCTTATTACTGAGTAATCCTTGCAGGGTATTGGGTTTATAGCGGAGGACGGCGAAGCGCGGCTTTTGGAAAAAAGAAATATTTAATCCTGCTTCCCAAGTACCCACCCAGGTGTTTTGATTCGCATCCGTAAAAAGACTCATCACGGAATTAGAAGATAGCCCTAATTCTGGATCGGGATTTGAAGGGATATTGGTGTAGGATTTAAAATCTTCTTCATTCAGCTTATAAACCCCATTATCCGTCCCTATCCAGAGATTTTGTAGCGCGTCTTTGGCAATTGAAGTCACAATATTTTGACGGGACAAAGGGTCAGAAGCTTGGTAGAAAACGACCTTGAATTGCTGGGTCTTTGGCGTGAATCGATAAATACCCCGACCATCCGTTCCTACTAAAATATCCCCATTTTTCGTTTCAAAAAGTGCGCGCACCCGGTAATTATTCGCCCCAAATTGATAGGGAATATAACTGTGTGCATTCAACTGAGATACTAAATACCCTGTCCGCGTTCCCATCCAAACCGTACCCGAAGAATGCTTGTACAGACGAGCTACTTCCTTCACTAGCGGATTATTCCACTCAGATTCAGCCTTGATGAGTTGATTCGTACGAATATCATAGACCAAATAACCCAGCCCTAAAACAGCCACACCCATTCTGCCTTTACCGATATTGAGAATACTTGGGATATTGGAATTGGACAAATCTTGCCCGGTTGGACCTTTCGTGAAGCGCGTTATTTTACCCGTGGCTAATTCGATCTTATTCAATCCTGAATTACGTGTTCCCACCCATAAATTACCTTCATCGTCTTCGGCTACCGTAAAGATTTCACTCCCGCTCAGGGTTTTGGGATCACTCGGATCATTGCGGTAAATCTTGAAATTATGGCCATCGTAGCGATTCAAACCGTCGCCCGTCGCAAACCAAAGAAAGCCTTTCTTGTCTTGGATGATTTTATAAACCGAACTTTGGGATAATCCTGAGGCCGTACTTAATCGTTCATAACGCGTCTGCTTTTGAGCCTGAAGACTCAAAACGCTGCACAAGGCCAAGAAGAAAAATAGTCTTTTCATTTGAATCTTAAAATTAGGGAATATTACCAGGAAATTGGACGGATTTATCCTGAAATACGTATTTGCAAGAATTGTCCTCGAATTTGAAAGATTCGTCCTATGCAACACCATGCCATCACTGTAATTTTGGAATAAGAATTTTTCTTCGATATGAATAAAACATTTGTTTCATTTAACGTAAAGAATTCAGGAAATAAACTTCCTAAATACCAGCAATTAGTGAATTCACTTTTGCAGGATATTGAGATGGGAGAATTAAAACCTGGCGAGCGATTGCCTTCCATTAATGAGGCTTCGGAAGAATGCTACCTTTCCCGCGACACCGTGGAAAGAGCCTACACCGAATTACATAAAATGGGTGCGATCACGTCCATTTTCCGCAAAGGTTATTTCATCTCTGAATCGAGCTTGAAGGTAAAGACGAAAGTCCTTTTCCTGATCGGTCGGATGACAGAAACAAACCAAACCTTGTACAATGCGTTTCTCGATCATTTTGGCAAAAATGTGATGGTGGATATTTATACCTACCAATACAAGCCGAGAGAGTTTAAAGAAATCATTGGCCAACAATTAGGCAATTACCATTACTACCTGATTCAACCCCATTTAATCGATGAGGATGAAGAAACGGTGAAGATTTTACAGAAAATAGCGGGGGATCGCTTGATTTTATTGGACCAAAACTTCGGAACCATCCGTCACTCCAGTCTCATCTGTCCACCTAACCCATCGCTAAAAAAGATTTTTAATACCCAACTAAACCTGTTTAATAAGTACCGCAGTCTTAATTTAGTTTTGAGCGAAGACGAATACTTCGATCCTGAATTAATCAATGCGTGTAGTGAATTCTGCGAAGCGAATTCATTGAAATTCCAAGTATTAGATGGCCTAGAAGAGGACGATTTTCAACAAAAGGAAATTTATTTCACTTTGTCAGATACCGATCTTTTCCAGGCTATCAAATACGCGGAGAAAAAGAACTGGACTTTAGGTAAAGATATTGGCATCATTTCCTTGAATGATCATCCCTTTAAGGAAATAATAGCCGGAGGAATCACGGTGGTGAGTACTCATCCGGAGAAGTTAGGCCAAAAAGCGGCCGAAATGATCCTCAACAATCAAAAGACGGTAGAGGTCATCGAACCTAGCCTGATTATACGACTATCACTTTAGGGTTTTATTTTGCTTGAAAAGGGCCGTGGATTCACGGCCACTTTTTTTTCACGTAATCGATGTTTCGTTGAAGGCCATTCAACTTCGTTCGCTTGATCGCAGAATACTGAAAAAGGGTTTGAAATACTTCCTCAGACAAGCCTTCCCAATCCACATCTTGTAGATTCGAATCAAATCTCGGTTCATTATGTGGCTTAGAGAATCGATTCCAAGGACACACATCTTGGCAAATATCACAGCCAAAAATCCAGTTTTGAAAATCCCCTTGCAAACTTGCCGGCATTTGGTCTTTTAACTCGATCGTAAAATAGGAAATACATTTGCTTCCATCCACCACATAAGGTGTAATAGCCTCTGTAGGACAAGCGTCAATGCAACGCGTACAGGTGCCACAAAAATCCTTTATAGGACCATCTGGAATTGCCTTCAAATCAATTAGGAGCTCTGCTAGGAAATAAAAACTCCCCTTCTTGGGAATAATCAAATTCGCATTCTTCCCTATCCAACCCAAACCAGACTTCTTCGCCCACGCTTTTTCTAACACAGGTGCAGAATCGACAAACATCCTCCCCGAAAACTCCCCTACCTCATTCTGCAAAGCATCCCATAACTCTTGCATCTTGTCTTTGATGACCCGGTGGTAATCTTCCCCATAGGCATACTTAGAAATCTTAAATGGATTGGCTCGAATTTCTTCCGCCGGAAAATAATTGTAGACTAGAGAAACGACGGTTTGGCAACCGTCCACCAGCTTTCTAGGATCAAGACGTTTATCGAAATGATTCGCCATATAGGCCATTTCTCCGTGTTGATTTGAGTTCAACCAAGCTTCTAAACGCGGCGCTTCTTCCTCCAAGAATCCTGCTTCAGAAATTCCACAAAAGGCAAAACCATACTGCTGTGCTTTGGCCTTAATTAAACGAGAAATTTCTGCTGGACTTTTTGACATTTGTTTAAAATTACGAAGGTCATTTCATTTATGCCAAAGTGTCAGAAAATTGTTTTTGGTATTGAATTTGTAAAGGGAAGAACGCAATCGTAATTTTGTACCATGAAAAAGAAAGAAAACGAACAAACGCCTGAGGAAGAAATTATCAATCAAACAGAAGAAACAAGCCCTGAAACGGAAGAAACAGCTCCCATCGATGAATTAGCGGAGATGAAGGAGAAATACCTTCGCCTGTATTCAGACTTCGAAAATTTCCGTAAACGTACGG encodes:
- a CDS encoding transglycosylase domain-containing protein, translated to MLANIKEKYAQGKAFVSAKVSALCLLLLAGFKKVVGERIYSICVGYVVLGQVFVQTQGRKLQAYYDSKVDKTTPYYKPIVKGYKFFAKSALFVLVYLLVIETNFFFLTGEMPSVDDLQNPKLSQASEIYSADGVLLGKFFAENRTPIRDFNQISPYLVKALVATEDARFYEHTGIDFQAWAGVLVGIAKGGDRGGGSTISQQLAKNLFKTRTKKGFVKTGLLGYIPGLNKLIYKSKEWVTAIKLERFYTKDEIILWYLNTVDYGNNAYGIKVASKTYFNTTPDSLNIQEAAILVGLQKATTTYNPKRYKGKPLAENKAWKRRNVVLAQMVKAGYLRKADYDSLSVMPIELRENEESPYDGTGNYFKVAVAKYLNEWAEKNDIELDLYRDGLKIVTTIDSKMQIYAEESVEEGMRATQKNFDNHWANQNPWVGENGQEIPGFIDTVAKRTEYYKYLSARFPKNPDSVKHYMKDVKRDMWVYSRNSMGEEKRTMSAYDSIQYYKKFLQAGMMTMDPFTGHIKAWVGGLDFKYFKYDHVKQGRRQPGSTFKPFVYTSAIDGPKDLSPCYMMRDEPFEIEVENAKGEKEMWRPGNANGSFSGREMPIKRALAQSINSVTARLTNEVGADTVMYYAKKMGIKSPLKAVASIGLGSFDVNLFEMIGAYSAFVNEGMHVEPMLVQEIQDQNGKVLQRFDPTMEQVIRKESAQLVRYMLEGVIHESGTGSSLLYGEGDILLPKDNRYARVFAGKTGTTSNHSDGWFIGMSHNLISGVWVGGDDRSIHFRTGALGEGSKTALPIFKRFMIKVVKDPMLAQYRPQPFEKLDRRVVKKDFDCSNGSYALPDSLQVSDAELDSMNALLDDNATASDSTGSPQ
- a CDS encoding beta/alpha barrel domain-containing protein; amino-acid sequence: MLKTKVKVSSIENLSDARYCAGMGVEWLGFPLAMPLEKFAEIRNWLAGVQIVGEYAGLKPEEIKALVASHQPDAIEIDSKVNLVLIQDIVLPKILRVNIDTDNLPALFASAAPYVSHFLLVGEGPESLQGMESSIEIWAAQYPIILGLDVPEEDLEEWVEQTSIQGIGLMAGKEDRPGFRDFSDLMSILEKLEID
- a CDS encoding zinc dependent phospholipase C family protein translates to MRKLSLVLVCGFLVSWGFLAHKTLQQIAIYPLPADLGLFFYANQDYIVQQSIRPDVRRKDDKTEDSKHYLDMDANVFGPNYRTDIPHDFKQAVAKYSFDSLRKEGLVPWEVNRVYGRLVNAFKQEMRDSVLFYAADLGHYVSDAHVPLHTTKNHDGQLTNQKGMHVLWESLVPEAQLKNYALYQPQAASYIAKPQDFIFQVLLESHALLPDMFKAETQVRQALGEEKSFKMVERYGKTQRYYTDEFIQAYGAKLGSSIHARMIQSSHRVASFWYSAWRDAGSPAWVSKDISTDKKAAFEAEKAQWKSEALISTGKLISLHK
- a CDS encoding metallophosphoesterase family protein, producing MQQILVLSDTHSYLDPRLIPHVEACDQIWHGGDWGSVAVADTLMGFGKPVYGVYGNIDDRTIRNMFPKIARFTCEEVTVAMTHIAGAPSSYKPDALETFSMGIPMIFVCGHSHILQVKRDQNRNQMLFLNPGAAGQHGFHSEQTALQFKIDGKRIFDMELIQMPRIHTKIK
- the mnmA gene encoding tRNA 2-thiouridine(34) synthase MnmA; the encoded protein is MEKKGRVLVAMSGGIDSSVAAVLLHEQGYEVIGMTMKTWDYASSGGDKKETGCCSLDSINDARHIAVSLGFPHYILDIREEFGDSVIDYFTNEYIEGRTPNPCVMCNTHIKWDALLRRADQLGCEFIATGHYAQIRQENGRHIISKGVDVLKDQSYVLWGVSQESLARTILPLGHLTKARIREMATERGFVDLVNKSESYEICFVPDNDYRGFLKRRVPELEEQVKGGNFIDTEGKIIGKHEGYPFYTVGQRKGLGKAFGYPAFVIEIRKETNEVVIGKVEDLNRTGMWVGQLNLQKYDSIPAEGIETITKVRYKDAGTAGHIEQVGDRIKVDFAFDVSGIAPGQAAVFYEGDDVVGGGWILKSYQKGSVFENIQSFQTT
- the hemF gene encoding oxygen-dependent coproporphyrinogen oxidase, whose amino-acid sequence is MNKHDIAAYFQGLQDRICAGIAATDGVASFQEDKWTRAEGGGGRSRVLAKGGILEKAGVNFSAVEGPLHPKMVTSLNVTEEVEFFATGVSIVMHPENPWVPIIHMNVRYFELSNGEFWFGGGIDLTPHIIIPEQAKWFHEQLKAVCDQFDSSYYPKYKTWADDYFYSPHREETRGIGGIFFDYIKGDKETVFEFVKAVAESFEPIYSHLMRLNASREYTQAEKEFQYIRRGRYVEFNLVHDRGTKFGLETNGRTESILMSLPPMAAWEYMYDPKVFPEGQKTFDLLKKGINWI